One stretch of Juglans microcarpa x Juglans regia isolate MS1-56 chromosome 3D, Jm3101_v1.0, whole genome shotgun sequence DNA includes these proteins:
- the LOC121255853 gene encoding serine/arginine-rich splicing factor RSZ21, which translates to MSRVYVGNLDPRVTERDLEDEFRMFGVLRSVWVARRPPGYAFLEFDDRRDALDAIQSLDGKNGWRVELSHNSKGGGGRGGGGDGRGRGGGEDLKCYECGEPGHFARECRLRIGSRGLGSGRRRSPSPLRRRSSPSYGYGRSPRGRRSPRRRSVTPPQRGRSYSRSPPYRRARHDSPYANGD; encoded by the exons ATGTCTAGGGTTTATGTTGGGAATTTGGATCCCCGAGTGACTGAGAGGGATCTTGAAGATGAGTTTCGTATGTTCGGTGTTCTTCGAAG TGTCTGGGTTGCTCGAAGACCACCAGGATATGCATTTCTTGAGTTTGATGATCGCAGGGATGCTCTTGATGCGATTCAATCATTGGATG GGAAAAATGGTTGGCGTGTAGAGCTTTCTCACAATTCTAAGGGTGGTGGAGGTCGTGGTGGCGGTGGTGATGGACGGGGTCGTGGTGGTGGGGAGGATTTGAAGTGTTATGAGTGTGGTGAACCTGGTCATTTTGCTCGAGAATGTCGCTTGCGCATTGGCTCACGAGGTTTGGGAAGTGGACGGCGTCGGAGCCCTAGCCCTCTTCGACGCCGGAGTAGTCCAAGCTATGGGTATGGACGCAG TCCCCGTGGGAGAAGATCTCCACGACGCCGGAGTGTAACACCTCCTCAACGTGGTCGCAGCTACAGCAGGTCCCCTCCATATCGCCGTGCCCGCCATGATTCACCTTATGCTAATGG TGACTAA
- the LOC121256183 gene encoding spermidine synthase 1, with amino-acid sequence MAEHSVVASTDFPVKRQREVEEDNNNGVSASTVSSMELDGNKDRPDCISSVIPGWFSEISPMWPGEAHSLKVEKILFQGKSDYQNVMVFQSSTYGKVLVLDGVIQLTERDECAYQEMITHLPLCSIPNPKKVLVIGGGDGGVLREISRHSSVEQIEMCEIDKMVVNVSKQYFPDIAVGYEDPRVNLHIGDGVAFLKAAPAGTYDVIIVDSSDPIGPAQELFEKPFFESVSKALRPGGVVCTQAESIWLHMHIIEDIMSNCRQIFKGSVNYAWTTVPTYPSGVIGFMLCSTEGPPVDFKHPVNPIDANDAYNKSKGPLKFYNSEIHTAAFCLPSFAKKVIESKPK; translated from the exons ATGGCCGAACACAGTGTTGTGGCGTCTACGGATTTTCCGGTGAAGAGGCAGAGAGAAGTTGAGGaagataataataatggagTCTCTGCTTCCACTGTGTCATCCATGGAGCTGGACGGCAACAAAGACCGGCCTGATTGTATATCCTCCGTGATTCCGGGGTGGTTCTCTGAGATTAGCCCAATGTGGCCTG GAGAGGCACATTCCTTGAAGGTTGAGAAGATATTATTCCAAGGAAAATCTGACTATCAGAATGTCATGGTTTTTCAG tcATCAACATATGGAAAGGTTCTTGTTTTGGATGGGGTAATTCAGCTCACTGAAAGGGATGAATGCGCATATCAAGAAATGATCACTCACCTTCCACTTTGCTCAATTCCAAACCCAAAGAAG GTTTTGGTTATTGGTGGAGGAGATGGCGGAGTTCTGCGGGAAATATCTCGCCATTCTTCTGTTGAGCAGATCGAGATGTGTGAAATTGATAAGATGGTAGTCAAT GTTTCCAAACAGTATTTCCCTGACATAGCAGTTGGGTATGAGGATCCCCGGGTGAATCTTCATATCGGTGATG GAGTTGCATTTTTGAAGGCTGCTCCTGCAGGAACTTATGATGTGATTATAGTAGATTCTTCTGACCCCATAG GTCCTGCACAAGAGCTTTTTGAGAAGCCCTTTTTTGAATCAGTGTCAAAGGCTCTTCGGCCGGGGGGAGTTGTGTGTACTCAGGCAGAAAGTATATGGCTTCACATGCACATAATTGAGGACATTATGTCAAACTGTCGCCAGATATTTAAAGGCTCTGTTAACTATGCATGGACCACAGTGCCTACATACCCAAG TGGGGTGATTGGTTTTATGCTGTGTTCTACTGAGGGACCCCCTGTTGACTTCAAGCATCCAGTGAATCCAATAGATGCAAATGACGCATATAACAAATCCAAAGGACCCTTAAAATTTTACAACTCAGAG ATTCATACAGCCGCTTTCTGTTTGCCATCTTTCGCAAAGAAGGTGATTgaatcaaaaccaaaatga